One Engraulis encrasicolus isolate BLACKSEA-1 chromosome 5, IST_EnEncr_1.0, whole genome shotgun sequence DNA segment encodes these proteins:
- the LOC134449122 gene encoding natterin-3-like, producing MELTGFVILCVLMHAPQHAMSQENVTFPEEPDRGVLDPDLMDVKPPLVVSAPLVSEPVDLSTPSEATNLRWVTAYQQTKGNAGNALPPDVVCVHNNYTSRQECVCRPRGVCALGFMTPARGFYCYYSLRGHQLLTADFQLLQNRRNFERLEWRAAENGSVPEHGIKHCRHNYVGRNRYGLGNVHAEMGVLYLPWEGREYWYRDYEVLTVNRDKYHLQVFKMSYDTKKMNVSTLPEVELMESKCMPNLNRTSELITEVYMQTKHEKLNQWEPTLIMPHMLSINFSVKVPEVVLGKDVSASPNTPSDLTEWSGLKLRQNVSLTTHHSAAITPGHCCRVTMLGRKMEVAMPFWAQVRKVYLSGATHAASIVGTYRSTEMGGIKGEPGRCDPLEEEKKEEEKKEVPAERTKPLEATKPPQNPGGGTSAVFPGLSFYASLALCLAVVGVVV from the exons ATGGAGCTAACGGGCTTTGTCATCCTGTGCGTTCTGATGCACGCGCCGCAGCATGCGATGTCACAGGAGAACGTCACCTTTCCAGAGGAACCGGACC GTGGAGTCCTGGACCCCGACCTGATGGACGTGAAGCCCCCCCTGGTGGTCTCCGCCCCCCTGGTGAGCGAGCCGGTCGACCTCTCCACCCCCAGCGAGGCCACCAACCTGCGCTGGGTCACGGCCTACCAGCAGACCAAAGGCAACGCCGGCAACGCACTACCGCCCGACGTGGTGTGCGTGCACAACAACTACACGTCGCGGCAGGAGTGCGTGTGTCGGCCGCGTGGCGTGTGCGCGCTGGGCTTCATGACGCCGGCCAGGGGCTTCTACTGCTACTACTCGCTCCGCGGCCACCAGCTGCTCACCGCGGACTTCCAGCTGCTGCAGAACAGGCGCAACTTCGAGCGGCTGGAGTGGCGGGCGGCAGAGAACGGCAGCGTGCCGGAGCACGGGATCAAGCATTGCCGGCACAACTACGTGGGCCGGAACCGGTACGGGCTCGGCAACGTGCACGCAGAGATGGGCGTCCTGTACCTGCCCTGGGAGGGCCGCGAGTACTGGTACCGGGACTACGAGGTGCTGACGGTGAACCGCGACAAGTACCACCTGCAG gtgttcaaGATGTCCTATGACACCAAGAAGATGAACGTGAGCACCTTACCTGAGGTGGAGCTGATGGAGTCCAAGTGCATGCCCAACCTCAACAGGACCAGCGAGCTCATCACCGAGGTCTACATGCAGACCAAACATGAGAAG CTGAACCAATGGGAGCCCACCCTCATCATGCCGCACATGCTCAGTATAAACTTCTCCGTCAAAGTTCCGGAAGTGGTGCTGGGTAAGGATGTGTCCGCGAGCCCCAACACGCCATCAGACCTGACAGAGTGGAGCGGGCTGAAGCTGCGGCAGAACGTCTCCCTGACGACGCACCACAGCGCGGCCATCACGCCAGGACACTGTTGCCGGGTGACCATGCTGGGACGCAAGATGGAAGTGGCCATGCCCTTCTGGGCACAG GTGAGGAAGGTGTACCTGAGCGGTGCCACGCACGCCGCCTCCATCGTGGGCACCTACCGGAGCACGGAGATGGGGGGCATCAAGGGGGAGCCGGGCCGCTGTGACCCactggaagaggagaagaaggaggaggagaagaaggaggtgcCGGCGGAACGCACCAAGCCCCTTGAGGCCACCAAGCCTCCACAGAATCCGGGCGGAGGAACCAGTGCTGTGTTTCCTGGGCTGAGCTTCTATGCCAGCCTGGCACTATGTCTGGCAGTGGTTGGTGTTGTTGTGTAA